Genomic segment of Schistocerca piceifrons isolate TAMUIC-IGC-003096 chromosome 1, iqSchPice1.1, whole genome shotgun sequence:
ACATCCGCTTCAAATGTCATGTTTCACCTGCATATTGAAATCCCACCtgttgcagtaaaaaaaaaaaatgtttaaatgtgtgtgaaacctaaatgatcctaaggagacacacacacacacacacacacacacacacacacacacagagacagagtccttgactgcagcaccttagaccaatCGTGTTGCAGTTACAGTAAACGATAAGGTGTGGTGAGAGTCTGCCAGTAGCACTGCAAACAAACAGACGCCTTATTCAAGCGCATCTAAACAACAGGCGACTCAATGTCTCAGAACTTCTACAGCAGTTGGCAGCACCCTGGGCATGGCAGCAGTGAAATGCTGTGGCAGTCAGCAGCATCCAGGGCATGGCACTCTTGGACTGCTGTAGCAGTCAGCCACAATCaaatggttaataataaaatgtcGATATCTTTTGTATGAAATATTGATTTTAACTTTTCAAACTGAATATCTCCATTCATAGCCAATACTTCCCTAGACTCCTCATGTTATAGTTTAGGTGAACTATCTTTTGGAAAAAACATGCAGTGTGATTCATTTTTACTTACCTTATTGTACAGCTACATCTGGTTTTGCTCTGAAGCAGAGTTACCATAGATGCTTCAGACACACAACAGTTTTATGTTTTTTCCAGTTCTTGAGTTGCTCCAGACAATAGAGTGCAGCATATTCAGTGAAATTTGATTCCTCGTGCCAGTTTCTAGCAATGACCAATATTAAAAATGAATGGCTACAATAATATTTTAACTACTTCTTGAAAAATAGACCCGATAAACTTTTACCACAACTTATATATTAAGCTATATGTAAATATCCAGAAATGCAAATGTGGACAAGTAAACACTGTACAACTCACCACTGTTCAAATATGTTTCtctattttaaaatttgttgccacTGTTAAAGGAAGGTCACTGCCTGCATGGTCTGACAATTCTACACTACGCTGCACATTTCTAAGGTCATCtacaagtttttttattgtttcatcacTGCAATTGTATGTGAGATCTATAATATTTTTACATATGTCTCTTGCCTCTTGAGACAGGGATGAACAAGGGCTTGATTTTTCAGAACTGGTGTGCTTTTTGTTCCTTTCATCACTGCTGCTGGTATTCTGTACACCATTTCTTACAGAATTAATTGGTGCAGCACACCTGCTGCTTGAGTCACATCCATATGCCTTATCAGTCTGGATCTCTAATGAATCTTCACCAAAAATTCTCTTTCTTGTCCTATACACATGGTTATAAATAGTTTTGTCTGTGGGGTAAAACGCAGTGTTTATACGGTCTGGTCTAGCTGGCCCACTGAAGTTTGTCTCAACAAACTTTTCAAgaagcaattttatttctcttactGATGTTGTTCCATTTTTGACATGGTTCCGTATTTCCAAAGCTAGCCGAGGATGCAGATCTCCGCTTGTTTTCATATGTGCTGCACTGTGTGTGTGGTGCTCTGGTGGTGAAGCAACCACATACAAGCGAAGAAAGCTTTCTGGTTTATTGGGTAACTCCAAATGCTTCTTCAAGCTATCAATAACCTTTAAAACAATAATTATCACTTAATTAGGAACATTAAGTACATTGAGTTTGCGAAGCAATGTGTACACAACAAATGATGAACATTTTTAACTACACTcaccattttttttgtcttgcgATCATTCTCTGACAGGACTAAATAGCCAGGATAAACTCTGACACATTTTACTAAAAATGTGGCAGGACAGTCACTTTTCTTGGTATCCATAAACAACTTTTGCTTTTTATTTGGGATGATATGGTCAACCTGGATGCGtaaaacatacagtaaaatttaataaataagctTTCGACAGATGTACTTTCTGTGGAGATTAAATCTGTGATTCCAACACTCTGAGATACCCAGGTCCTCCAATGTATGAAATCTTGCAGCTATGACAGCATTTAACAAAGGATGACTGATAATTGAAATAAGATGTGAAAATGATGTAAATCCCAAAGCTGCAatcatttcaataaaacaaaaatagttCCAGAATACCATAATTAATTAACATGGCCACAATAGGATAAACATTCTGCCTTACTGACTATACTGTACTTAGCACAGAAAGGAACTTGGGGCACTATTGAAGATCTTGGCTTCTCTTCAAATCTCTCAACAGATATTAAATATAGCTTTACATGTTACAATTGAAATTATAGCACATAGCAGGATTTTTTCTAGGCTAAAACGATTTTTTCCAAGCACCTTATAAATGAAACATGGgttaaaataaaatgtacacagAAGCAATACTGAATGAAAATTCAAAGTTCCTGTTAATATTTACATTCCAATTTGAAGTAGTGTTTccaaaaatttgaattaattaaaaCACCCAAGAAAAATAACTGTCTCAATAAATGGTGAAGAAAAGCCAATTTTTTGAGTAAACACCTCAGAATTAAAGCCACTAAACTGTAACAGAAGTCAGACAAAACTTACAGCTTAGCAAATAATGTTTTTGCTACCCACCACTGTGGATGAACTAAACATAGAGCATAATCTAATACAACAAAACCATAGCAGATTCAGATGAAATGCCAGTCTACTGACCAAAGGACTGATTACAGCAGAAAACACCCATTAGTGCAAAACATACAACAATCTTTCACAAAAACCCACCTCATTATTCTCAGCCTCTTGAAATATAATAGAAACTAGCAAGAACTGCTGACTGgttctaatgaagtattatttgtAAAACCCAAAACCATTGTTTGGATTGGTATACATCTACAGAATTCACATCAATTGTGTTCTGTTTCCGGCTGCACAGTAATGATATAACAGTGTGTGAAAGTCACTATGTGGTAATAGCTTGTTCTTTACCAActaacttgtattttatttatttatacttttaGTTCTGTAGAAAAGAACAGTCCGAACatgaatgagcaacaaaggttagtaataaaaaataacaaaaaaattacaccatTCATTTTCATAAAAGTTGGTGATTACATGGTAGCATAAATAACACTGTAATGAAAAATAGCTTAAATGTTTCTAGAAAACCCTGAAAATAGAAGTGTACTTAGAGGAAAAGTCTCCATTTAGGCTTAAAAGTGTGAACAAAACTTCTACAGTCTTTTGGATCTTTTGATTTCTTACTTAAAAGGCATACAGAAAAATGCTGCACACTCTTCTGCACAAATGCCCAAGGGGTGTGATCTAATTTCATACCCGATTTCCCACTAGGATTAGCTGAGTGAAGGCTGCAAGTTCTTTGGAACAAGCTCAAATTGTTCAAAACAAAAGCCACAGAGAGGCCTATGGGTCATTCCACATTAAATCACCCAATAATTTTAGGATTTCTAACCCTTGTAACACTATTATCAATATTACCTGCAATGGACTtatcttatttgtttatttttacttaatgtgacttctgtataacCATGCTCTTTGATGTGACTTCTATGTAATTGTACTTAATCTAtggatgtaatttcaaaagttatacagggtggtccatctgaagtttcggatgagattatctcaaaaactatacatcgggtaaaaacagtgggtaagacaagtttgtaagctcaaatggggacataaatgataCTACATGTGACCCCCAGCTCCCACCCCCTTGGATGGggtgggggcaacttttaaatcttaaatggaaacacccattttttattgcagattcagattctccataaaaaaagtaatcaagttttgtgtgaaacatttttttaaaccattgacagatggcactgaatcgagaaaaaagaaaaactgggGAAGAACTcagatttattcagaatgatccgagaaggacgcatcaaatcaaTACAAAAcatgcaccaattctttcattacacaAAATGTATCCCACccaccacagtttttgatggagggaagcGGAATGGTAGTAAAATCTCATTAGGGAACTCTTCAccattgcattactcacccgactgtcgTGCTACTGTGGCCAAACTttgaactatggctcagtataaaggtcggtgcaatgcgatcagatgtcacttcactttcagactgTGAACCGTAAATATCAACTGAAGAAAGTAAATTACTCGTTagtgaaacatggctcactatcctcctacagagattgttgatatgatgttaattttaggtgaatgccataacaattatactgcagctgcgcaattgtacgtggatcgtttcccaaacagacgacatccaagtgaaaacattattcaaaattgcactcaacgagctcgaaatggatacatgcaccatcCACCACATCATCGCGAATACAATGGAAATGACGTTCGTACCcctaccgttctcgcctgtgttcaactggatcctgaAATTAGTAGTCGTacaattcagagacaaactggaataccgaaatcaactgttttgaggattttgaaggcacacaattatcatgcgtatcatatcacactgacacaggcattaatgccgaaagatatgcaaatacacatgcatttctgccaatgggctttggaaatgataagaggtgacaatgatttttttggaTACGTTGTGTTCACCGATGCAGCTTGATTAAAAAACAATGGTGAATTAAATCGttaatgattgtcattattggtctccTGTCAACCTTCACTGGCACACCCACGTCAACAATCAACACCAAtagtcgttaatggtctggtgtggaattttaaacagttgcttgataggaccgtattttcttgaccgaaatgttactggggaatcttatttacaacttctccgtgatgatttgttggagctaatggcaGATGtcgatttagaaactaggcaatgaATGTGGTTCAACAGaatggagcagctccccattatgctaaaaatgtgtggaatgttttaaatttacggtactctggtcggtggataggatgcagcagaccaattcagtggcctccatactcaccagacctaacatctcctgattttttcttgtggggttatttaaaaaatattgtttatgaaagacagcccacaacacaAAATGATATGGTGCAACACATttgaagagcgtgtgcagccataccaagGGATGTGCTGCTCAACACTGttgacaactttcgcagacgattgacttcatGCATTGAAGCatatggggataattttgaacaatttcatcgggctaatttcattaattaagcactccaaattgtgagaggcaaggggactcacactaatgaagcaccccaacatgtgagaggcaatggactcacactaatgaagggtgagaggcaaggggactcacactaatgaagaacCCCataggaacatcattctactaGGTCCACGTCATCGTTCCTCGGTaatgctaaaagtaggatacagtacattctgTACAAAACTAGCTTAATTTGGCGTAGCGAAAGAATTGGCGCACATGTTTTATCGATATGATGCGTCTTTCTCTGATAAtactaaataaatcagagttcttcccaaattttgcttttttctcgattcagtgccatctgtcaatggtttaaaaaaatgtttcacacaaaacttgattacttttttatggagaatccaaatctgcaataaaaaatgggtgtttccatttaagatttaaaagttgcccccgccCCACCCAATGGGGCGGGAGCTGGGGGTCACATGTAGTATCAtttatgtccccctttgagcttacgaacttgtcttacccactgtttttacccgatgtatagttttcgagataatctcattcgaaacttcagatggaccaccctgtatatcagaactTTACTTGTAATACTGGCTCTTGCATAGGGCATGTAGGTTTGTAATCATAGAAGCCCCTCTGCAACAAAACTGGCTTGGTAGAAATAGAAAATGTGGATCTGGTGATCGAACTGCAAAGCTCCTCGGTGGCTTGAGTTAGTCGGTGGCTAGCAACCAAAGGGTTCACATCTTGTGAACTAATGAGGCCTTTTTTTGAATACCACAGGAGATCAAAACTGCCACCACCTTCATCTCAATTTATCAGCACAGTACTGTATAAACGCATGGACCAGTTATGCTGTTTCTTTTTCAGTAATAAAGTTTTGTTCtgtaaactttttgtttagccaCTATTTTATGCTTGGTTGTTTACCTAGACAGCATGCTATTCCAAGTGCTACGATTTTTCTAAGTATCCTATTATATTGAGCTGAAAAGTCATTTTAATAAACTTTCGCTACAGTTAATAAACTTTCGCTACAGTTAATAAACTTTGTGCAGTAGTAAATTTCATACTCATTCAGCGTACCATGTTTACAACTACCCTTCATATTTTTTATAGGCCTACAAGgataaagctttttaaaaaaagtACAATTGACAAGAAAATATTTTAAGTATTCAGCTTAAAGATCGTTCTTATTGAAATCTCAGTACAATATTACAGTTACTTGAAAAAACTGCAATGATTCATAACAGTTACTAGCTAGTAGACTGAGCAGCGTCAGTATAAGGATTATTGTGCAGGTCTGGAAGTAACAGTGTTTATAATTCCATGTGTACTGTATATAGTTAAAAGTGTTTCCCTTGCTGTGTTGTAACTGAAACATTCAGTCTTGATCTGAGTCAACTGATAGATTGGATTCTGAGAGCCCACACTAACTGTTGAGCAAGATTTAAGTTTCATATCACAACTACAGCATTAATCAAAGGAACTTGCCACATCTCTAACATTTGCATGCTATAATAAGCAGTTCGCTACAATAATTCAGACTATACTAGATCCAGGTACCACATGTTTCATTTAAACACGTTTTGCAAATGATGGCTTGTCATGTGCACCTAAGTCATGCCTTCTCCAACAGCCAATGAGCGTCCAGCAGTGTTCTGAGTGATCTGCTGTGAATGCcatagctaatgcgagcattaaatgcGCTCATAgcaagttgtttagtgaatttctgtttcatttgctgTGAGATCTCAtcactgatggtggtggtaagtgataaattctgcataagcaagcaaCAGGCTTAACCTTCAGTATATATGCTTTCTCGAAGCAGAAAGCAGGTGCATGCGTGAACAGCAACTGTTGTTTGGTGTCTCAACAATGCTTACCCTGTCTGTGAATCGACATGCACTAACTGTAATTGTTCGTGGATTGTCCTATATAAGGAAGTGAATGCTCCTTGAGAATACATATAATATAGGAATAGACTAGTTAGTTACCTGACAACCATTTCCAGAACAATATTTTCCAATAATTAAGCTGATAAAAGATCCTCCTGTGCTCTACTATTAGTAATTATTTACctataataatcattagctttctgcaacagtattatgagaaggacagCTGCTACTCATTATGTAGTGGAGATGGGGAgccacagataagcacaacaaaaagactgtcactaaACAAGCTTTCGGCGAAAAGGCTTTCGTCGGAAAAaggacatacacatacacacattcacacaaatgcaactcacacatgcACGACCATAGTCTCTGGCAGCTAAAGCCAGAATACAAGGAGCAGAACATGATGGGACAGGAGcctggggtggggaaggggagggatagcagggtatggggtTGGGGGACAGTAAAATGCTGCTAGTGGGAGCacgcagggacaaggtggagagagggtatggCAGCTAGATGCAgacgggaggttagatggagggcgggggagagatggttggggggggggggggagggtagcagaaaaggagagaagtaaaaagagtgggtgtgttggtggaatagacgGCTgggatgggagcagggaaggggctagatgggtaaggacaatgactaacgaaggttgaggccaggagggccatctcaagatggctacatcagtacctctgtccatattaaacctaccaaccaccaggaatacctccacttcgacagccaCCACTCACTGCATAGAGTCTAGCTACCCATGGCCGTTGCACCTGTAGTGATGAGGGGTCTCTTtctaaatataccaagggtctcactgaggcctttacaggcCATAATTACCATTTCAACCTAGTATAAAACCAGATCTCCAACACCTCATCTTTCCAGTTACCCGTCACCTCCcgaagtcccactgtctggccacagagagcattcccctcgtgactcagtgGAATGCAagaatggagcaactgaattacattattCCTCAGCAATTCGagtacctctcgtcatgcccttcccacccctcccacagcccaacgaacctacacaatatcctcatccatacctacacaacccctgctccctatccctcgcctcatggctcatatctctgtaatagacctagatgcaagaccagtcccatacatccttccaacagcacctactccagtctggccaCTAACATCActtattccatcaaaggcagggcttcctgtgaaaccagtcatgtgatctataaaCTAAGCTGCAACAGCTTTGCATTCTAGGTGgacgtgacaaccaacaagctgtctgtccacatgaatggccatggCCAAACTGCGGCCAAAAAACAATTGGACCACTCTgtagctgagcatgctgcccaacatgatatccttcatttcaattacTGCCTCActgtctgtgccatctggatccttccaaccaacaccaacttttctgaattgcacaagtggaaaatctccctgcaatatatcctacgtttactgtaaccctcctggcctcaaccttcattagttatTGTCGTTACCCGTCTAGCCCCTtccccctgttcccattccagcactacacagccctctattccgccAATGCACCCAgactttttacttcttttccacaaCTCCCCCTCTCCCCAGTGCTCCATCTAACCCCCCAACTgctcctagctgccctaccctctctccaccttgcccTTGCACGctcccactagcagcactttaccattcccCACCCCTACccagctatccctccccctccccagcccaGGCACCTgttctgcatttgtgtgtgtgtgtttgttttttttgacaaaagcctttttggctgaaagctcattttgtgacagtctttttgttgcacatatctgcaactcagcatcttagCTGTATGGTGACTAGCAACTATCCTCTTCGTCATACTATTACATTCCATAGCTTTATTAGGTTTCAGATTTGATATTATTAGGTTTCTGATTTGATATAGAGATAGCGTATGTTATTGAGAGCTATTTGTTGCAAAAATGGTTAATATTCCTTCTATGTTGTTCATTCCAAACTACTGTTACATTGTCTTAAAAAAAGCACAACACTATTCTGTCTGTattaacgttattttattttgctaccagCTTCAGTTCTGAACCATCATCAACAGCATGAAAATTCTCAGAGATGTATCACACATCATACATGCTTTAACGTAAGTTACCACAGGAAACCATAGCTGCCaaggtaatataaaataaaaaattgtgacaaGATTAAAATTGAAAGTCAATCACAATAGTAAATTTTCTTATGATCCGTGCTAGTACTtggtacaactttgcctaattacACTGATGAGCATTTCCTTCTGAATAATTGCAGTTTACTTTATTACTAATACAACCTTGGTTCAATTCCAATTTGATCTGCTACTACTTCCCTTCAATAGAAATCTTTAGAGAAACAAGAACAGTCTGACACCTTTCCATTATGCATGATCATGGTCAAATAAGTATCCTTTCACAGTAGTAACATTATATGTGTACTGCTAATTTGGTAGTAGCTGCTAGTATTATATCCTCCTCCTCAGATTTCCACAAAACTTTACACTTTTGCTTAGACTCAAAACATAAGAACTTCTGCTTTGTTTTTGTCTTAGACCAAAActcttttgtaatgaattttcattgTAGGGATGTTCTGATAATTTGGCTCTTTGAGTATGTCCATGCAAAGTGCTACTTATCAACAGAAATATTCACACCTCGGGTCTTTATGAAGCttttgatttcaattttttttaaccacAAGTTaagagaggcatacagtaaacaaacaattatttaagcagtaaatttatgaagaaaattataaaaaaacattaatgtaagttgctttacaatttctgaaaaaattacaggggcagtgaaaaaaatttctttcaaatttcttCACTCTGTTGATCTTTAACTCAAAAGATTGTAGGCTTTCTAAAATTAGACTTTGTGAAAACAACTTCATTAGAGACactggctatgcacttagcaatgcGCGATAGCATGCACCTGAAAAACACCACAGAGGTTCACTTCTCATAGTTTGCTGCCTGATGCAACAGATGGAACTGCACACAACACTAGATGAAGAGGGCAagcaaaatctatggacatagagggCGCCACCTCTGAACGCATCAGTATGACTTAATCCAGCCAATCGGTTGCCATTCTGCAAGTATAAAACAGTTAACAACCGCCATTTTCAGTCCCTGACAATTATGATGTAGGCTATCACTGAAAGCTTAGAATTTTTACTGAATCTGATGCTGCAAGTCAACCAAGAACTTTTTATTCAAGGATTCAGTCATGAAAAACTTCATAGCCATCACGTGAAATGTAGTCAAACAAATGAACAACTCAATGATGGGAAAAGGCAGCTCAGTGGTTCCAAGAAAATAGACTGtcactaaataaaaacaaaactgaacacaTCTTCTTTTCCCTTAGAGATATTAATAATGGATCAAATGAACCCACACATTCAGTAAAATTGTTAGGCATATATTAGATACTAAATTATGCTGGAATACCCACACAGAAGAGCTCTGCAGTAAGTTGGCAAGAGTTTTATATCTCCTTAGGAAACTTAAGGATTGTGTCACTAGGGAGTGCATGCTTATGACATACTATGCCTTTTTCCATACACATTTGCATTATGGAATACTTCTTTGGGGAAACTCTGCTGGGGCAGAAGAAAGCCATCAGTTGTATTTTTGGTTTGGGCAAATTAACTTCTTACAGACAGTACTTTACTGAGCACAGAATACTTACAGTCCTGAGTCTATACATACACAAAGCATTTATGCAAGCCAAACAGAATGCCCACATGCATGAAAGCAGGTCAGATGTGCACTCATATGAAAATAAAAACACGAACGTATTAGACATTCCTTGGACATGTTTGAGTAAAGTCCAAAATAATTTGGTACATGCTGGCAAAACATTTTTAACACAATTTCACATGGCACAAGGGAGatgcatgaaaataaatttaaaatggtggTAGAGACATGGCTCAAACAGGAAGCATTCTATAGTACAAGTGAATTcatatataataacaaaatttgatGCTCTTTTATACAATGAAAAATATGATACTCTTTTATATAATGAAGGATATTATgctcttttatacagggtgaggcagtgaaacggcacgattttgtaaaaccaccaaagatttatttacaagtaaaatcataatagttgaacatggatctcaagtacaagagtggaaattagagatttaacttaaaaacaatcattttttaaatatggtgtcagtgaggtgtcgtccttggttttgcacacattgtctaagcctgagatgaaattgtcgcatgacgtttcgtag
This window contains:
- the LOC124798472 gene encoding uncharacterized protein LOC124798472 — encoded protein: MCPFKTIMKECMKEFSIENKGQFCGICSSEEEIDYLFTRLKCVGYSYSVRSSAYNRLSSDATTSKPRFFFSQSQGAVQIPFFGSPFSVEYVSYRQCTLGPMYYDKNEIPVPNHLVDHIIPNKKQKLFMDTKKSDCPATFLVKCVRVYPGYLVLSENDRKTKKMVIDSLKKHLELPNKPESFLRLYVVASPPEHHTHSAAHMKTSGDLHPRLALEIRNHVKNGTTSVREIKLLLEKFVETNFSGPARPDRINTAFYPTDKTIYNHVYRTRKRIFGEDSLEIQTDKAYGCDSSSRCAAPINSVRNGVQNTSSSDERNKKHTSSEKSSPCSSLSQEARDICKNIIDLTYNCSDETIKKLVDDLRNVQRSVELSDHAGSDLPLTVATNFKIEKHI